In Procambarus clarkii isolate CNS0578487 chromosome 5, FALCON_Pclarkii_2.0, whole genome shotgun sequence, the following are encoded in one genomic region:
- the LOC138351878 gene encoding involucrin-like, with translation MLNTLKFGEQQFRTLKFGEQQLRILKFGEQQLRTLKFGGQQLRTLKFGGQQLRTLKFGEQQLRTLKFGGQQLRTLKFGEQQLRTLKFGEQQLRTLKFGEQQLRTLKFGEQQLRTLKFGEQQLRTLKFAIVTA, from the coding sequence ATGCTTAACACACTCAAGTTTGGTGAGCAACAGTTTAGGACACTCAAGTTTGGTGAGCAACAGCTTAGGATACTCAAGTTTGGTGAGCAACAACTTAGGACACTCAAGTTTGGTGGGCAACAGCTTAGGACACTCAAGTTTGGTGGGCAACAGCTTAGGACACTCAAGTTTGGTGAGCAACAACTTAGGACACTCAAGTTTGGTGGGCAACAGCTTAGGACACTCAAGTTTGGTGAGCAACAACTTAGGACACTCAAGTTTGGTGAGCAACAACTTAGGACACTCAAGTTTGGTGAGCAACAACTTAGGACACTCAAGTTTGGTGAGCAACAACTTAGGACACTCAAGTTTGGTGAGCAACAACTTAGGACACTCAAGTTTGCTATTGTCACAGCTTAA